In Candidatus Aminicenantes bacterium, the sequence GAAGGGTTGGTCATGGTCTGGCTGCGCACGGCCGCCTGCAGGTTGGCCATGAGCAGCGCCGCCGGCAGCCCCTTGCCCGAAACGTCGCCCAGGCAGAATGCCAGCCGTGCCGCGCCCGAGGTCAGGAAATCATAGTAATCGCCGCCGACTGTCTTGGCCGGGACGCTCTTGCCGGCGATGTCGTAGCCCGGCAGAACCGGCGCTTCCTTGGGCAGGAGGTTGGTCTGGATTTCGTAGGCCAGGCGAAGCTCCTCCTGCATGTGCAGCAATGCCTTCTCCTTCTCGGCCAGGCGGGCGTTCTCGATGACCTGGGCCGATTCGCTGGCAATGATCGACAGCAGCCGCTGGTCGTCGGCGTTGAATCCCGGTCCCGATTTTTTATTGAAGGCGACGATAATGCCGATCATATTGCCTTTGCAGACCAGGGGGACGCACAGGAGCGAATTGACCGAGAAAAGGTCGCCGGAGCCGGCGCTGAAGCGGCGGTCGCTCTGGAAATTGTTGACGATGAGCGGGACGCGGTTCTTCAGCATCCAGCCGCTCAGCTGGTCGTCGAGCCGGTAGGGCAGGCGCTGGTGGCTGCTGTCTCCGAAGCGGCAGAGGGTCTGGAATGGTTTTTCCAATTTTTCTTCCTCCAGCAGCAGGACCGCCCCCTGCTCGGCCTGCAGATGGTGCACGCAGCGCTGGGCGATCAGGTCGAGGATCTTTTTCAGGGCCAGGTTGGAATTGATGGCTGTGGCGATCTCGTTGAGGATGCCCAGCTCCTCGACGGCCCGCTGCAGCCGCTTGTTTTCAACCTGCAGCTGCTCGATGGTTTGCTCGCGGTCTTGTTTTTCCATTCTTTTCCCTCCAACGCGCAAAGCAAAAAGTCAAATTGCCCTTATTTTAGAATTTTAATATTTTATTTTCAATAACAATGATTTTTTAACGACTTCCAGGCGGGAGCGGAACTGGCGCTCCAAGTCCTTCGGCACCGGGACGGTTTGTGGTATAATCGCGGCTGGCAACAACATGATCGAAAAAATGAAGGAAATTTTCCGCCACCGGCAGCTGATCCTGATCCTGGTCTCGCGCGAGCTGAAGGCGCGCTACCGCGGCACCGTGCTCGGCTTCTTCTGGAGCCTGTTCAACCCGCTGCTGCTGATGCTCGTGTACACAATCGTCTTCGGCTTCATCGTCAGCCGCGGCAAGGTGGCCGGCTTCGGCAGCGCCAAGCTCTACGCCCTGTTCCTGTTCAACGGCATCCTGCCCTGGACCTGGTTCTCCTCGTCGCTGATGGAGTCGGCCAATGTGCTGATGGTGCACGGAGCGCTGATCAAGAAGATCAAGTTTCCCATCGAGGTGCTGCCGATCATGGTGGTGACCACCAACATGGTCCATTTCCTCCTCGGTTTGCCCGTGCTGATTCTCTTTTTCCTCATCTTCGGCCAGCCGTTGAGCCTGTGGGTGCTCTTCCTGCCCATCAGCCTGATTGTCCAGTATATCTTCACCATGGGACTGTGCTTCCTGATCTCGGCTCTGACCGTCCATTTCCGCGACATCAAGGACATCCTCACCAACCTGATCACCCTATGGTTCTTCACCACCCCGATCATCTATACCTACGATTCGGTGCCCCGGGTGCTGAAAATGGTCCTGAACTTCAACCCCATGACCCACGTGATCGAGTCGTACCATTT encodes:
- a CDS encoding ABC transporter permease → MIEKMKEIFRHRQLILILVSRELKARYRGTVLGFFWSLFNPLLLMLVYTIVFGFIVSRGKVAGFGSAKLYALFLFNGILPWTWFSSSLMESANVLMVHGALIKKIKFPIEVLPIMVVTTNMVHFLLGLPVLILFFLIFGQPLSLWVLFLPISLIVQYIFTMGLCFLISALTVHFRDIKDILTNLITLWFFTTPIIYTYDSVPRVLKMVLNFNPMTHVIESYHFSFFFGSLPHWRRLSITVLVGLLFLYLGYVIFDKLRDTFVEEV
- a CDS encoding SpoIIE family protein phosphatase, with the translated sequence MEKQDREQTIEQLQVENKRLQRAVEELGILNEIATAINSNLALKKILDLIAQRCVHHLQAEQGAVLLLEEEKLEKPFQTLCRFGDSSHQRLPYRLDDQLSGWMLKNRVPLIVNNFQSDRRFSAGSGDLFSVNSLLCVPLVCKGNMIGIIVAFNKKSGPGFNADDQRLLSIIASESAQVIENARLAEKEKALLHMQEELRLAYEIQTNLLPKEAPVLPGYDIAGKSVPAKTVGGDYYDFLTSGAARLAFCLGDVSGKGLPAALLMANLQAAVRSQTMTNPSLTACLEQANTLLFHNTSAEKFATLFLGCLDTSSHAIHFCNAGHNYPFLFRANGEPQRLEKGGLALGCFESFPFEEDSVSLHPGDRLLVFSDGITEAINENGEEFGEKRLIKLVQPLGGTSAKGLIEEILEDVKKYAGTQPQMDDMTLVVVKRVS